The following are encoded together in the Penaeus chinensis breed Huanghai No. 1 chromosome 20, ASM1920278v2, whole genome shotgun sequence genome:
- the LOC125035768 gene encoding carbohydrate sulfotransferase 13-like, which produces MTLIAPQVQRLPHQRRPEGAASRTAPATEESRVEVFRRKPMGGRWASEMEDVPLESVDLEEVGLRLEKRRSEIRRRCETSLSPAELTEAPNSREFLINRDYGLVWCNAFKAASSTGLYNFLLMAGISQKVIKESRMSPVEVAPNQAYPRPSVEELGSVVASANATAFLVVREPFQRLLSAFRDKIESNHQTYYR; this is translated from the coding sequence CAGAGAAGACCGGAGGGCGCAGCGAGCAGGACCGCCCCAGCGACAGAGGAATCCCGAGTCGAAGTCTTCCGCCGCAAACCGATGGGCGGGCGATGGGCCTCGGAGATGGAGGACGTCCCCCTCGAGTCGGTGGACCTCGAGGAAGTCGGCCTCAGGCTAGAGAAACGAAGGTCGGAGATCAGGCGTCGGTGCGAAACGTCCCTCTCGCCGGCGGAGCTGACGGAGGCGCCCAACAGCAGGGAGTTCCTCATCAACAGGGACTACGGCCTCGTGTGGTGCAACGCGTTCAAGGCCGCCTCCTCCACGGGGCTCTACAACTTCCTCCTGATGGCCGGGATCTCCCAGAAGGTCATAAAGGAGTCAAGGATGTCTCCCGTGGAGGTCGCCCCCAACCAGGCCTATCCGCGGCCGTCCGTCGAGGAGCTGGGCTCTGTCGTCGCTTCGGCCAACGCCACGGCCTTCCTCGTCGTCCGGGAGCCCTTCCAGCGCCTCCTGTCGGCCTTCAGGGACAAGATCGAGTCCAACCACCAGACATATTATCGGTAA